The proteins below are encoded in one region of Paenacidovorax monticola:
- a CDS encoding hemin-degrading factor, protein MSALASPAQAVARLDAPGIRARFAAARAAGRRAKEAAESLGLSEGEAIAAHAGEHACPLQATPLQGSWLELLQSLQACGPLMALTRNESAVHEKTGVYAHLSATGPVGLALGEDIDLRLFFAQWHAGYAVAERAQSAGNPPAQSLQFFNAQGRAVHKIFVREATDRAAFDAVVRRFALPSAGYVFQAAPPREPVRPDGEIDAPGLREAWAAMQDTHEFFGLTRRFGVERQQSFRLVEGRFAWRAAPQAVVRLLDEAAMDRLPIMVFVGSGGCIQIHTGPVHNVQPLDTPGAQWINVLDPGFNLHLRTDRIAQVWVVEKPTADGIVTSVEAFDADGELMAMFFGARKPGQPELQAWRDLVARLPRQEQA, encoded by the coding sequence ATGAGCGCGCTCGCATCCCCTGCACAGGCGGTGGCACGCCTGGATGCGCCCGGCATCCGCGCCCGCTTCGCCGCGGCGCGCGCGGCCGGCCGCCGCGCCAAGGAGGCCGCCGAGAGCCTGGGCCTGTCCGAGGGCGAGGCCATCGCGGCCCACGCGGGCGAGCATGCGTGCCCGCTGCAGGCCACGCCGCTGCAGGGTTCCTGGCTGGAGCTGCTGCAGTCGCTGCAGGCCTGCGGCCCGTTGATGGCGCTGACGCGCAACGAGTCCGCGGTGCACGAGAAGACCGGCGTCTACGCCCATCTGTCGGCCACGGGGCCCGTGGGGCTGGCGCTGGGCGAGGACATCGACCTGCGCCTGTTCTTCGCGCAATGGCATGCGGGCTACGCGGTGGCCGAGCGCGCGCAGAGTGCCGGCAACCCGCCTGCGCAGAGCCTGCAGTTCTTCAACGCGCAGGGCCGGGCCGTGCACAAGATCTTCGTGCGCGAGGCCACGGACCGCGCTGCGTTCGACGCCGTGGTGCGGCGCTTTGCGCTGCCCAGCGCAGGCTACGTATTCCAGGCCGCGCCGCCGCGCGAACCCGTGCGCCCCGACGGCGAGATCGATGCCCCGGGCCTGCGCGAGGCCTGGGCCGCCATGCAGGACACGCACGAGTTCTTCGGCCTCACGCGCCGGTTCGGCGTGGAGCGCCAGCAAAGCTTCCGGCTCGTCGAAGGCCGCTTTGCCTGGCGCGCCGCGCCGCAGGCCGTGGTGCGCCTGCTCGACGAGGCCGCGATGGACCGGCTGCCCATCATGGTCTTCGTGGGCAGCGGCGGCTGCATCCAGATCCATACCGGTCCCGTGCACAACGTGCAGCCGCTCGATACGCCGGGCGCGCAGTGGATCAACGTGCTGGACCCTGGCTTCAACCTGCACCTGCGCACCGACCGCATCGCGCAGGTGTGGGTGGTGGAAAAGCCCACGGCCGACGGCATCGTGACTTCGGTCGAAGCCTTCGACGCGGACGGCGAGCTGATGGCCATGTTCTTCGGCGCGCGCAAGCCCGGCCAGCCCGAGCTGCAGGCCTGGCGAGACCTTGTGGCGCGCCTGCCACGACAGGAGCAGGCATGA
- a CDS encoding TonB-dependent hemoglobin/transferrin/lactoferrin family receptor yields the protein MAHAFHSPHFPLRPLAWLVACACSPALAQSAAPEAALVAAAPTLKEVVISGSRNEQDPDELPVSVDVINARTLEEAQVRDIRDVARELPNVSVTRGPARFGLAGSPTGRDQNAGFNIRGLDGNRVLMLVDGIRLPRSYVFSANAFGRDYLDIGLVQRVEVLRGATSALYGSDGMAGLVNFITAEPAAFLDGGKRLGGRAVVGYDGEDHGKQVGATVAGRVNDTVQWLLGGNVSRARELDNMGTNGAANADRTRPNPQKDQGHALLGKVVLTPGGGQRHVLTLEQVDKSSDYELLTARAKPPLAATSVLSSQSSTDMRRSRATWEGLWRLDAAWADELKAVLSYQDAHSREYIAEDRNTAADRVRDVTYDERTWQANLQGGKTLRMGGGWAQRFTYGLDHATAKVSNLQTGVTPPVGETFPLKRFPDTRETSTALYLQDEIVGGPWSITPGVRFDHFRIAADQAGFAAQAVSLSGSATSPKLGVLYRATPQWSVFGNYAAGFRAPNAGQVNAFFENPVGNYKTLPNAHLKPEKSQNFELGLRGRMEALSIDMAAFTGRYRDFIEDLHQVSGTGAPGSPLVFQSVNIGRVKISGFEVKGHMQWGSWAGGRWSTPFAYGQARGRDEATGQRVNTVDPARLNVGLRYDTAGWFVRLDATHSAAKKASDVTVAANGSQFLSPSYTVLDLTGQWRIRKDLRLTAGIYNLTDKKHWRWADVRGLAASAGFIDAYTQPGRSVRVSLAMDF from the coding sequence GTGGCGCACGCATTCCATTCCCCGCATTTCCCCCTTCGCCCCCTGGCCTGGCTTGTGGCCTGCGCCTGCAGCCCCGCACTGGCGCAGTCCGCCGCACCGGAGGCCGCGCTCGTGGCCGCCGCGCCCACGCTCAAGGAGGTGGTCATCAGCGGTTCGCGCAACGAGCAGGACCCCGATGAACTGCCCGTGAGCGTGGACGTGATCAACGCGCGCACGCTGGAGGAGGCGCAGGTGCGCGACATCCGCGACGTGGCGCGCGAGTTGCCCAACGTCAGCGTCACGCGCGGCCCGGCGCGCTTCGGGCTCGCGGGCTCGCCCACGGGGCGCGACCAGAACGCGGGCTTCAACATCCGTGGCCTGGACGGCAACCGCGTGCTCATGCTGGTGGACGGCATCCGTCTGCCGCGCAGCTATGTGTTCAGCGCCAATGCCTTCGGGCGCGACTACCTCGACATCGGCCTGGTGCAGCGCGTCGAGGTGCTGCGCGGTGCCACCTCGGCGCTCTACGGCTCGGACGGCATGGCGGGCCTGGTGAACTTCATCACGGCCGAGCCTGCTGCGTTCCTGGACGGGGGCAAGCGCCTGGGCGGGCGCGCCGTCGTGGGCTACGACGGCGAGGACCACGGCAAGCAGGTCGGCGCCACCGTGGCGGGCCGCGTGAATGACACGGTGCAATGGCTGCTGGGCGGCAATGTCTCGCGCGCCCGCGAACTCGACAACATGGGCACGAACGGCGCGGCCAATGCCGACCGCACGCGGCCCAACCCGCAGAAGGACCAGGGCCACGCGCTGCTGGGCAAGGTGGTGCTTACGCCCGGTGGCGGCCAGCGCCATGTGCTCACGCTGGAGCAGGTGGACAAGAGTTCCGACTACGAGCTGCTCACGGCGCGCGCCAAGCCGCCGCTGGCGGCCACCTCGGTGCTGTCGTCGCAGTCGAGCACCGATATGCGCCGCAGCCGCGCGACCTGGGAGGGGCTCTGGCGCCTGGATGCGGCCTGGGCCGACGAGCTCAAGGCCGTGCTGAGCTACCAGGATGCGCATTCGCGCGAGTACATCGCCGAGGACCGCAACACCGCTGCCGACCGCGTGCGCGATGTGACCTACGACGAACGCACCTGGCAGGCCAACCTGCAAGGCGGCAAGACGCTGCGCATGGGCGGCGGCTGGGCGCAGCGCTTCACCTACGGGCTGGACCATGCCACGGCCAAGGTGTCCAACCTGCAGACCGGCGTGACACCGCCCGTGGGCGAGACCTTCCCGCTCAAGCGCTTTCCCGACACGCGCGAGACCAGCACCGCGCTGTACCTGCAGGACGAGATCGTCGGCGGGCCCTGGAGCATCACGCCGGGCGTGCGCTTCGACCATTTCCGCATCGCGGCCGACCAGGCGGGCTTCGCGGCGCAGGCGGTTTCGCTCTCGGGTAGCGCCACCTCGCCCAAGCTCGGCGTGCTCTACCGCGCCACGCCGCAATGGAGCGTGTTCGGCAACTACGCGGCGGGCTTTCGCGCGCCCAACGCGGGGCAGGTCAATGCGTTCTTCGAGAACCCCGTGGGCAACTACAAGACCCTCCCCAACGCCCATCTCAAGCCCGAGAAGAGCCAGAACTTCGAGCTGGGGCTGCGCGGGCGCATGGAGGCGCTGTCGATCGACATGGCCGCCTTCACGGGCCGCTACCGCGACTTCATCGAGGACCTGCACCAGGTCAGCGGCACGGGCGCGCCGGGCAGCCCGCTCGTGTTCCAGTCGGTGAACATCGGCCGCGTGAAGATCAGCGGCTTCGAGGTCAAGGGCCACATGCAGTGGGGCTCCTGGGCCGGTGGCCGCTGGAGCACGCCTTTTGCCTACGGCCAGGCGCGCGGCCGCGACGAGGCCACGGGCCAGCGCGTGAACACCGTGGACCCCGCGCGGCTCAACGTGGGCCTGCGCTACGACACGGCCGGCTGGTTCGTGCGGCTCGACGCCACGCACAGCGCGGCCAAGAAGGCCTCCGACGTGACCGTGGCGGCCAATGGCTCGCAGTTTCTCTCACCCTCGTACACCGTGCTGGATCTCACGGGCCAGTGGCGCATCCGCAAGGACCTGCGCCTCACGGCCGGCATCTACAACCTCACCGACAAGAAGCACTGGCGCTGGGCCGACGTGCGCGGCCTCGCGGCCTCGGCGGGCTTCATCGACGCCTACACCCAGCCGGGCCGCTCCGTGCGCGTATCGCTCGCGATGGACTTCTGA
- a CDS encoding ATP-binding cassette domain-containing protein, producing the protein MLSGERAPRAGRVLLADRPLGGYRAADLALRRAVMPQDSAVAFDFTVREVVEMGRFPHRLAPSHDEEAIVGRALAATGVAHLARRGIHTLSGGERARTHLARALAQVWEPRPHGAARWLLLDEPTAALDLAHQHQAMRLLRGWAVEQGVGVVAVLHDLNLALRYAHDALLLGQGRCEAGPVERVLDDAAIARVWGVGCTPVRAGDGVRQYLFAAGGE; encoded by the coding sequence TTGCTGTCGGGCGAGCGCGCGCCGCGCGCGGGCCGGGTGCTGCTGGCGGACCGTCCCCTGGGGGGCTACCGCGCGGCCGATCTGGCCCTGCGCCGCGCCGTGATGCCGCAGGACAGCGCCGTGGCCTTCGACTTCACCGTGCGCGAGGTGGTCGAGATGGGGCGCTTTCCGCACCGCCTCGCGCCCAGCCATGACGAGGAGGCCATCGTGGGCCGGGCGCTTGCGGCCACGGGCGTGGCCCACCTGGCACGGCGCGGCATCCATACCTTGTCGGGCGGCGAACGGGCCCGCACGCATCTGGCGCGCGCGCTGGCGCAGGTGTGGGAGCCGCGCCCCCATGGCGCGGCGCGCTGGCTGCTGCTGGACGAGCCCACGGCCGCGCTGGACCTGGCCCACCAGCATCAGGCCATGCGCCTGCTGCGCGGCTGGGCCGTGGAGCAGGGCGTGGGCGTGGTGGCGGTGCTGCACGACCTGAACCTGGCGCTGCGCTACGCGCATGACGCGCTGCTGCTCGGTCAGGGGCGCTGCGAGGCAGGGCCCGTGGAGCGGGTGCTGGACGACGCGGCCATCGCGCGCGTGTGGGGCGTGGGCTGCACGCCGGTGCGGGCGGGCGATGGCGTGCGCCAGTACCTCTTCGCGGCGGGTGGTGAGTGA
- a CDS encoding heme/hemin ABC transporter substrate-binding protein — translation MSAPAVRGRLVRRALLGGMAAALLGARSVQARAPARRIVSLGGAVTEAVYALGAEGLLVGTDTTSLYPEAAQRTPKVGYLRQLSAEGLLSLQPDAIVGTTEAGPPVVLDQVRSAGVRVELVRAEHSWDEVARKLQAVARVAGREAQAQALQARLDAEWAEVRQTVARATRRPRALFILSHGGAPMVAGGGTAADALIRFAGGVNAVRGFDGYRPLTAEAMASAAPEVIVNSTQGIEALGGEAAFWQRPELALTPAFRRKALVAMEANHLLGFGPRLPGAVRELHARMLALTA, via the coding sequence ATGAGCGCGCCGGCGGTGCGCGGGCGCCTGGTGCGCCGGGCCCTGCTGGGCGGCATGGCGGCGGCGCTGCTGGGCGCGCGCAGTGTGCAGGCGCGCGCGCCTGCGCGGCGCATCGTGTCGCTGGGCGGCGCCGTGACGGAGGCGGTCTATGCCCTGGGGGCCGAGGGGCTCCTGGTAGGCACCGACACCACCAGCCTCTACCCCGAGGCCGCGCAGCGCACGCCCAAGGTGGGCTACCTGCGCCAGCTCTCGGCCGAGGGGCTGTTGTCCCTCCAACCCGACGCCATTGTGGGCACGACCGAGGCGGGCCCGCCCGTGGTGCTGGACCAGGTGCGCAGCGCGGGCGTGCGTGTGGAACTGGTGCGTGCCGAACACAGCTGGGACGAGGTGGCGCGCAAGCTGCAGGCCGTGGCCCGCGTGGCGGGGCGCGAGGCCCAGGCGCAGGCGCTGCAGGCGCGGCTCGACGCCGAGTGGGCCGAGGTGCGCCAGACCGTGGCGCGCGCCACGCGGCGCCCGCGCGCGCTGTTCATCCTGTCGCACGGGGGCGCTCCCATGGTGGCGGGCGGCGGCACGGCGGCCGATGCGCTGATCCGCTTCGCGGGCGGCGTGAACGCGGTGCGGGGCTTCGACGGCTACCGCCCGCTCACGGCCGAGGCCATGGCCAGCGCCGCGCCCGAGGTGATCGTCAACAGCACGCAGGGCATCGAGGCACTGGGCGGCGAGGCCGCGTTCTGGCAGCGGCCCGAGCTGGCGCTCACGCCCGCGTTCCGGCGCAAGGCCCTGGTGGCCATGGAGGCCAACCACCTGCTGGGCTTTGGCCCGCGCCTGCCGGGCGCGGTGCGCGAGCTGCATGCGCGCATGCTCGCGCTCACGGCATGA
- the ppsA gene encoding phosphoenolpyruvate synthase, which translates to MSARFEATALVVPFENLRMSDVEVVGGKNASLGEMISQLPQGVRVPTGFATTAHAFREFLKYEGLADRISQRLASLDTEDVRALAEAGAEIRGWVESQPFPADLEKAVRDAFATLSAGNDKASFAVRSSATAEDLPDASFAGQQETFLNVVGVEDVLHKMKEVFASLYNDRAISYRVHKGFAHDVVALSAGVQRMVRSDLGAAGVMFTIDTESGFEDVVFITSSYGLGETVVQGAVNPDEFYVHKPTLKAGKKAVIRRNLGSKLIQMVFSTPEEKQATGKLVKTTDVATELRNRYSLTDADVEQLAHYALVIEQHYGRPMDIEWGKDGTDGQLYILQARPETVKSQAKGQAEQRYKLKGTGTVLAEGRAIGQKIGTGPVRLVHSISEMDKVQAGDVLVTDMTDPNWEPVMKRASAIVTNRGGRTCHAAIIARELGIPAVVGCGDATSLLKDGTLVTVSCAEGDTGRIYDGLLETEVTEVQRGEMPPIATKIMMNVGNPQLAFDFAQLPNEGVGLARLEFIINNNIGVHPKAILDYPAVDADLKKAVESVARGHASPRAFYVDKVAEGVATIAAAFYPKPVIVRLSDFKSNEYRKLIGGSRYEPEEENPMLGFRGAARYISQDFGEAFAMECEALKRVRGEMGLTNVQIMVPFVRTLGQAERVTQLLAKHGLVRGQDGLKLIMMCEVPSNAILAERFLEHFDGFSIGSNDLTQLTLGLDRDSGLELLAQDFDERDPAVEALIHQVIKACRAQGKYIGICGQGPSDHPDFAQWLAKEGISSISLNPDSVIATWQQLAA; encoded by the coding sequence ATGTCTGCACGTTTCGAGGCGACCGCCCTGGTCGTACCGTTTGAGAACCTGAGAATGAGCGACGTCGAGGTCGTTGGCGGCAAGAATGCCTCCCTCGGCGAGATGATCTCCCAGCTGCCCCAGGGGGTGCGCGTGCCCACGGGCTTCGCCACCACGGCCCATGCGTTCCGCGAATTCCTCAAGTACGAGGGGCTGGCGGACCGCATCAGCCAGCGCCTGGCCTCCCTGGACACCGAGGACGTGCGCGCGCTGGCCGAGGCCGGTGCCGAGATCCGCGGCTGGGTGGAGAGCCAGCCGTTCCCGGCCGACCTGGAAAAGGCCGTGCGTGACGCTTTCGCCACGCTGTCGGCGGGCAACGACAAGGCCTCGTTCGCCGTGCGTTCCTCCGCCACGGCCGAGGACCTGCCCGATGCGTCCTTTGCCGGCCAGCAGGAGACCTTCCTGAACGTCGTGGGCGTCGAGGACGTGCTGCACAAGATGAAGGAGGTGTTCGCCTCCCTGTACAACGACCGCGCCATCTCCTACCGCGTGCACAAGGGCTTCGCCCATGACGTGGTGGCCCTCTCGGCCGGCGTGCAGCGCATGGTGCGCTCCGACCTGGGCGCGGCCGGCGTGATGTTCACGATCGACACCGAGTCGGGCTTCGAGGACGTGGTGTTCATCACCTCCAGCTACGGCCTGGGCGAGACCGTGGTGCAGGGCGCCGTGAATCCCGACGAGTTCTACGTGCACAAGCCCACGCTCAAGGCCGGCAAGAAAGCCGTGATCCGCCGCAACCTGGGCTCCAAGCTGATCCAGATGGTGTTTTCCACGCCCGAGGAAAAGCAGGCCACGGGCAAGCTCGTCAAGACCACCGACGTGGCGACCGAGCTGCGCAACCGCTACTCGCTCACCGACGCCGACGTGGAGCAACTGGCCCACTACGCGCTCGTGATCGAGCAGCACTACGGCCGGCCCATGGACATCGAATGGGGCAAGGACGGCACGGACGGCCAGCTCTACATCCTGCAGGCCCGCCCCGAAACCGTGAAGAGCCAGGCCAAGGGCCAGGCCGAGCAGCGCTACAAGCTCAAGGGCACGGGCACCGTGCTGGCCGAGGGCCGCGCCATCGGCCAGAAGATCGGCACCGGCCCCGTGCGCCTGGTGCACAGCATCAGCGAAATGGACAAGGTGCAGGCCGGCGACGTGCTCGTCACCGACATGACCGACCCGAACTGGGAGCCCGTGATGAAGCGCGCGAGCGCCATCGTCACCAACCGTGGCGGGCGTACCTGCCATGCGGCCATCATCGCGCGCGAACTCGGCATTCCGGCCGTGGTGGGCTGCGGCGACGCCACCAGCCTGCTCAAGGACGGCACGCTCGTCACCGTGAGCTGCGCCGAGGGCGACACGGGCCGCATCTACGACGGCCTGCTGGAAACCGAGGTGACCGAGGTGCAGCGCGGCGAGATGCCGCCCATCGCCACCAAGATCATGATGAACGTGGGCAACCCGCAACTGGCCTTCGACTTCGCGCAGCTGCCGAACGAAGGCGTGGGCCTGGCGCGCCTGGAGTTCATCATCAACAACAACATCGGCGTGCACCCCAAGGCCATCCTGGACTACCCGGCGGTGGACGCGGACCTCAAGAAGGCCGTGGAGTCCGTGGCCCGCGGCCATGCCAGTCCGCGCGCCTTCTACGTGGACAAGGTGGCCGAGGGCGTGGCCACCATCGCGGCGGCTTTCTATCCCAAGCCCGTGATCGTGCGCCTGTCGGACTTCAAGTCCAACGAGTACCGCAAGCTCATCGGCGGCAGCCGCTACGAGCCCGAAGAAGAAAACCCCATGCTGGGCTTCCGTGGTGCGGCGCGCTACATCAGCCAGGACTTCGGCGAGGCCTTCGCGATGGAGTGCGAGGCGCTCAAGCGCGTGCGCGGCGAGATGGGCCTGACCAACGTGCAGATCATGGTGCCCTTCGTGCGCACCCTGGGCCAGGCCGAGCGCGTGACACAGCTGCTCGCCAAGCACGGCCTGGTGCGCGGCCAGGACGGCCTCAAGCTCATCATGATGTGCGAGGTGCCGAGCAACGCCATCCTGGCCGAGCGCTTCCTGGAACACTTCGACGGCTTCTCGATCGGCTCCAACGACCTGACCCAGCTTACGCTGGGCCTGGACCGCGATTCGGGCCTGGAGCTGCTGGCGCAGGACTTCGATGAGCGCGATCCTGCCGTCGAAGCCCTGATCCACCAGGTCATCAAGGCCTGCCGCGCCCAGGGCAAGTACATCGGCATCTGCGGCCAGGGCCCCAGCGACCACCCGGACTTCGCGCAGTGGCTGGCGAAGGAGGGCATCTCCTCCATCTCGCTGAACCCGGACAGCGTGATCGCCACCTGGCAGCAACTGGCGGCCTGA